TCCCATCCAAGACCGCGTGATCGATTCAAAGTAGGCGTATAATTTTGACGCATTGCAGTAACGGTTTCCTTGGTTAAAATTGGGCCGCCATCATTGATAATCGCCTTTGCAAAACGGATTAAATCGGGCAATGTGCTGAATAATCCAGCGTGACCCGCGACGCCACGCATTTTCCAAGCTTTGAAATCATGTACTTCGCCAATAACCAGCCCGCGCTCGGGATGAAGCTCTGTCGGGACACAAGAATAAGGGTTACTCGGATGGAAACAACTATCCGTCATACCAATCGGGTCCAAAATACTGCTTTGGACTTGCTGCTCAAGGTTACCACCGAGTTGTTCCACGATATATCCTAAAAGTAAAAAGTTGGCATCAGCATACGAGACATTCGTCCCAGCAGGCATCCGTTGAGGCGTCTCGATGCAATAACGATAGACGTCTTCTTTTGTATCAATCTGAAACCCAGGAATATTTTTCGCTAATCCAGAACTATGCGTTAAAAGTTGCAAAATAGTAACCTCAGGATAGCGGAAATCAGGGAGGTAATCGCAAACTTTATCAACTATAGCGATTTTACCCGCTTCCATATGTTGTAAAAGGAGCGTTGTTGTGGCGATCACTTTTGTTAGGGAGGCAATATCGTAGACTGCTTCTGGTTCCAGCGTTATTTTTTCAGGAATATATTGTTTTAGGCCGATTACGTGTTGCTTTGTGCGATGCGGCGTGATAAGTGCGTAGGAAATGCCCGGAACAATCTCATCGGCGACTAGTTTTTTTAATAACGTATCTAACATTGGCTTCCCTCATTCCTTAATATTTAGGTGTCCAAATCGCATCATTGACAGCAATTAGTGGATCGCTAATTTCACGCCCATTTAGACCGAGTTCGAGCGTTTTTTTCACAACTGCCAATGTGACAGCATGCGATGTGTCGCGTAATGTTTCCACTGGTGGCAATAAAGCAGCACCGATTTTTGTGATATCACGGACTTGCGTTGCTACAGCATGACTTGCCGCGGCTAACATTTCGTCGGTAATGGCTGTGGCTTCTGTGATAACGGCGGCCAAGCCAAGACCCGGATAGAGTAACGCATTATTGGCTTGCCCAATCGCATAGGTGTTACCATCATAGACGACAGGTGCAGAAGGGCTGCCAGTCACAACGAGAGCGCGTCCTTTTGTCCAAGTGATGATGTCATGCGCTGTCGCCTCAGCAAGCTTCGTAGGGTTTGATAATGGCAAAATAGCAGGTCGCTCTACATGGCGGTTCATTTCACTAACGATCTCCTCAGAAAATGCGCCAGTCACGCCAGAACAACCAATTAGCATCGTCGGTTTGACATGCGAAACAATGGCAGACAATGTCGTTAGGGGCTCACTAAATTCTTTGTGATTACGTGCAAATTTTTTCTGTCCAGAAGTGAGGTTAGGTAAGAGATCTGTCACAAGTCCTGGTCGGTCGACAAGATAGAAACGTTTTTTAGCTTCTGCTGCCGTTAACCCTTCATTCGTGACCATCTCCGCCGTCAGTTGATCCGCAATACCGATCCCAGCGGTGCCAGCACCAAAAATGACGATTCGTTGTTCTCCGAGAGGTAGCTTTGAAACACGCGTTGTCGCAAGCGCTGCAGCCACAACCATTGCACCAGTACCTTGAATATCATCATTAAATGTACACAGTTGATCACGATACGTATCTAAAATTCGACTTGCATTGGCACGCCCGAAATCTTCCCAATGAAGAACAGCCTTTGGAAATGAAACTTTTACAGCATCAACAAATTTAGCAATAAATGCATCATAAGTCGCCGTTTCAAGTCGCGGTTTCGGAACGCCTAAATAGCGTGAATCTTCACGTAATGCTTCGTTATTTGTACCAGCATCAATGACGATTGGAAGGACGCAATCAGGTGCAAGTCC
The sequence above is drawn from the Listeria weihenstephanensis genome and encodes:
- a CDS encoding serine hydrolase domain-containing protein; translation: MLDTLLKKLVADEIVPGISYALITPHRTKQHVIGLKQYIPEKITLEPEAVYDIASLTKVIATTTLLLQHMEAGKIAIVDKVCDYLPDFRYPEVTILQLLTHSSGLAKNIPGFQIDTKEDVYRYCIETPQRMPAGTNVSYADANFLLLGYIVEQLGGNLEQQVQSSILDPIGMTDSCFHPSNPYSCVPTELHPERGLVIGEVHDFKAWKMRGVAGHAGLFSTLPDLIRFAKAIINDGGPILTKETVTAMRQNYTPTLNRSRGLGWDLVPSGDHFALYHTGFTGTFIVIDVPQKTALIVLTNRVHPRRDNPIFLERRDEIVQQFIQDIGGKS
- a CDS encoding NAD-dependent malic enzyme; this translates as MKNGYARLQDPFQNKGTAFTKEERDSWGLNGLLPATIETLEEQTERAYIALNKKTTALEKHLFLMSMYSDNRTLFYKLVLDHVTELMPIIYTPTIGDAVMSYHENWEKPQDALFLQADSEIDLVSIFTKNVPSPDKIKMIVVTDGEGVLGIGDWGLNGVSIAIGKLAVYTVAAGLAPDCVLPIVIDAGTNNEALREDSRYLGVPKPRLETATYDAFIAKFVDAVKVSFPKAVLHWEDFGRANASRILDTYRDQLCTFNDDIQGTGAMVVAAALATTRVSKLPLGEQRIVIFGAGTAGIGIADQLTAEMVTNEGLTAAEAKKRFYLVDRPGLVTDLLPNLTSGQKKFARNHKEFSEPLTTLSAIVSHVKPTMLIGCSGVTGAFSEEIVSEMNRHVERPAILPLSNPTKLAEATAHDIITWTKGRALVVTGSPSAPVVYDGNTYAIGQANNALLYPGLGLAAVITEATAITDEMLAAASHAVATQVRDITKIGAALLPPVETLRDTSHAVTLAVVKKTLELGLNGREISDPLIAVNDAIWTPKY